agccagacattttgcatgatgtactctgcatataaattaaataagcagggtgacaatatacagccttgacatactcctttccctatttggaaccagtccattgttctatgtccagttctaactgttgtttcttaacctgcatacaggtttctcaggagacaggtaaggtagtctggtattcccatctctttaagaattttccagttagttgtaatccacacagtcaaaggctttagtgtagtcaatgaagcagaagtagatgtttttctagaattctcttgcttgttctgtgatccagaggatgttggcaatttgatctctggttcctctgccttttctaaatctagcttgaacttctggaagttcttggttcatgtactgttgaagcctggcttggagaattttgagcattactttgttagtgtgtgaaatgagtgaaattgtgtggtagtttgaggatTGCAATGAAAAgttatccagtcctgtggcccctgctgagttttccaaatttgctggcatatggaatgcaacactttcacagcctAACTTtaaggatttgaagtagctcagctggaattccattacctccactagctttgttcatagtagtgCTTCCtcaggctcacttgacttcacactcagaatgtctgactctaggtgcgTGATtgtaccatcgtggttatctgaaaTATTACTCATATTCTGTCTACTTTCTCGCATTCAGCATCACTTGGATTTGGCCATAAATATTGGTTAAGATATTTTCACTTAAATCAATTTCAGATGAGAACCTACTAGACTTACTGCCAGCTCTGTTTTAGAAATGCACCAAACTTATTTACTCCATGGAAGTATGtagatttaataaaaatgagaacaTCATAAAACTGAGAATGTGTCCAAATAAAAAAATTGTGAACTAACATTGGGAATGAAAGTATCAGtaaagtatattttttctttttttccattagatATTATTTCTCAGAGGCTTAAGCCCTCCTGTGACACAGCTCTTTAATCTGGGTAATAGACCACTGAATAACTGGGTTTCTTATGGCTACATCAGTCAGAGAATTTTCCCCATTTCCCAGTTTCCAGAGTGAGTGTCAGTTGTCAGTTCCCAGGAGCACTATAAAAGCTCCTCAAGTGAATCTAAAGTAGAGCTAGATTGAAAAACATTCTTCTGGGCAATGTTTGGGACAGCCTAGCTCTGGGAAAATACAGCACAAGTATAAAACTAATGAAATGGAAATGGATAGTCACTATCAGTGATATAAACCTAGAGTCAAAATTGAGAAATGTCTAACTTAAAGTATACCTTGTGATGATAGGGACTAGGTTAACCTCTCAGAAGCCAGAATTTCCATTAGCCTCACCAATACTCAATAAAAGACCAGCATTACTAGGCCTATGACTGTTTACTTTTGTACTGATACAGTTATTAAGCCATTTACAGCTAATTTGGTATCAATACTAAAAATCTGTGTTTTGAATCGTTAATATACTCAGTTTCACCATTTTATCAATAAGAAATTCAGGCATTATGCACACTGAGTTTTCAAAGCATTGAAAAGATAAActtttcaataaaaacataattagTAAAGTTAGTATTCCATTTGTCAGATCCAGTGTGGCTGTGCCTGTAATTGGTGTAGAAATTACCCTATTTTTTTGTCCAGTTTCTTCAAGCAACTTTTGCAACCATTGTATCAATAAAGAactcatttttttatggctgactttGCTCAGTACCAAGAGGGAACTGCTTAGATTAGAAGAGCTTCTCTGACCAGGATAGGAATGGAGTGAGCAGCCAGCTCCCCAGACTTTTGGGTCACCCcacaaagaaaagctatgaccaacctacacagcatattaaaaagcagagacattactttgccaacaaaggtccatagagtcaaagctatggttttatcagtagtcatgtatggatatgagagctggactataaagaaagctgagtgctgaagaattgatgcttttgaactgtggtgatggagaagactcttagagtcccttggactgcaaggacatccaaccagtttatcctaaaggaaatcagtcctgaatattcattggaaggactgatgctgaagctgaaactccaatattttggccacctgatgcgaggaactgactcatttgaaaaaacgctgatgctgggacagattgaaggcaggaggagaatgggatgacagaggatgagatggttagatggcatcaccaactcaatgggcatgagtttgagtagactccgggagttggtgatggacagggaggcctggcatactacTGTcaatgggattgcacagagtcgaacacgactgagcgattgaactgactgacataAGTTCTCGTTCTGATTTCACCCAAACAAACCAGCAAAGCTGAGAAGTACAGAGATTGCAAGAAGAAGGTTATTGATGCTAACAAGTACTATTTTGGAGTCCCCACTCCAGCCTCTTAGCACCAAGGGAGTATTTGCCTATCAGTAGGCCAtcacccggagaaggcaatggcaacccactccagtactcttgcctggagagtcccatggacagaggagcctggtaggttgctgcccatggggttgctaagagtcagacacgactgaagcgacttagcagcagcagcagcaggccatcACCAGATGAGACCACCTGCACCTAGATCTGACCCAGCTGGCACTCACCAATGGTGTCAAAGCAGGGCCTAGCAGCCAAGAGGGTTGGGGTCAGCACCACCTACTAACACACCCATATAGTCAGCCCCAGCTCAGCAGAAGAGCCCATGCAGCCCACATTGGGGCACACCTAAGGCATGTAGCTTTGGTGACCACAGGGGAGTGTGCTGCTTTGCCCAACAGAATATTTCCTACATAAGCATACTTCTCCACGATTGGGAAATGTAACCAATCTACccaatacatagaaataaatatcTAGAATTAGGGAAATTGAGGAAACAGAGGAATATATTCCAAACAAAGGAACAAGACAAACCCCagaagaactaagtgaagtggagataagTAATCTATGTGATTaagagttcaaggtaatgatcaaAAAGATACTCAAAGAATTCATGATAAGGATGGATAAACATACTGAGACATTTAACAgagtcagaaaataaaaagaagtgccaaacagagctgaagaataaaatagctgaaataaaaaaaaacatatactaGATCAACAATACATTAAATGATACAGAGAAATGTATCAGCACCTGGACGACGAGTAGTGGTAGTCACccaaaccaaagagaaaaaaagaattttacaaaATGAGGATCGTTTGAGAGACTTCTGGTCAAAATCAACCAGTGTTAACATTCCCGTTTTTGGAGTCCCAGAAGGAATGAGAAACAAGCAAAAGAGAGAAGGGACAGAAAGCTTATTTAAAGGAAATGGCCAGTAACTTCCCCAGTCTGCAGAGGTTTTTATATATCCAGTTCATGAAACTCATGGGTTATCAAACAAAATCAACTTAGATTATTTCCAAGACTCACAAAAAAGCTATCAAAACTCAAAGAATATtagcatcaagaaaaaaaatagcttgtAACTACAAGGGAACTATCACATAAGGCTAGTAGCATTTCTAAGCAGAAACTTTATAGGTCTGGTGAGTGGGATGACATAGTCAAAATGCTGTGTCCTGTGCTGCTttatattttctgattctttgttaAATGTCTCAGAACTTCATCAATTGATAATCCATTCCTCCAGAGAGCCAACCAGTACTCAAAAGAGTTTCCAAATTGGTAAACAACTGACCACAaacagtgatcagtgcaaagagatagaggaaaacaataaaatgggaaaggctagagatctcttcaagaaaattagagataccaggggaacatttcatgcaaagatgggctcaataaaggacagaaatggtttggacctaacagaagcagaagatattatgaagaggtggcaacaatacacagaagaatgatacaaaaaagatcttcatgacccagataatcatgatggtgtgatcactcagctagagtcagacatcctggaatgtgaagtcaagtgggccttaggaagtatcactacgaacaaagctagtggaggtgatggaattctggttgaactatttcaaatcctaaaagatgatgctgtgaaagtgctactctcaacatgccagcaaatttggaaaactcagcagtggccacagaactggaaaatgtcagttttcattccaatcccaaggaaaggcaatgccaaagaatgctcagactaccacacaattgcagtcatctgacacgctagtaaagtgatgctcaaaattctccaagccaggcttcaacagtgcatgaactgtgaatttccagatgttcaagctggattttaaaaaggcagaggaaccagagatcaaattgtcaacatgcactggatcgtcgaaaaagcaagagagttccagaaaaatatctatttctgctttattgactatgccaaagcctttgactgtgtggatcacaataaactgtgggaaattctgaaagagatgggaataccagaccacctgacctgcctctggagaaatctatatgcaagtcaggaagaaacagttagaatatgaaatggagcaacagactggttccaaataggaaaaggagtacatcaaggctgtctcttgtcaccctgcttatttaacttatatgcagagtacatcatgagaaacactgggctggaagaagcacaagctggaatcaagattgctgggagaaatatcaataacctcaaataaacagatgacacgacccttagggcagaaagcaaagaagaactaaagagcctcttgatgaaagtgaaataggagagtgaaaatgttggcttagagttcaacatttagaaaactaagaccatagcatctggtcccatcacttcatggcaaatagatgtggaaacagtggccaactttatttttgggggctccaaaatcactgcagaaggtgacagcagccatgaaattaaaagatgcgtgctccttggaaggaaagctatgaccaacctagacagcatattaaaatgcagagacattactttgccaacaaaagtctgtctagtcaaggctatggtttttccagtagtcatgtatggatgtgagagttggactataaagaaagctgagtgttgaagaattgatgcttttgaactgtggtgttggagaagactgtagagagtcccttggactcctaggacatccaaccagtctatcctaaaggaaatcagtgctgaatattcattggaaggactgatgttgaagctgaaattccaatactttggccacctgatgtgaagaactgactcattagaaaagaccctgatgctgggacagattgaaggagggaggagaaggggatgacagaggatgagatggttggatggcatcaccaactcaatggacatgagtttaagtagactccaggagttgatggacagggatgcctggcgtgctacagtccttggagttgcaaagagtcggacatgactgaatgactaaactgaactgaattaatttttaaaaagaaaaaaaatactaaaatgaaaCATAATGAGAGGCAGTATAAAAAGCTAATgcaatcatgtttttaaaaattagagactccccaccccatccagcGCTAGCGTGCTGCCGCTCAGCACTCCAGCTTTCTCACACCATCTTGCTGGTACAGCCTACCAAGAGGCCAGAAGGCAGAACTTACGCTGACTATGAATCTGTGAATGAGTGTATGGAAGGTGTTTGTAAAATGTATGAAGAACATCTGAAGAGAATGAATCCCAACAGCCCCTCTATCACATATGATATCAGTCAGTTGTTTGATTTTATTGATGACCTGGCAGACCTCAGCTGCCTTGTTTACCGAGCTGATACCCAGACATACCAGCCTTATAACAAAGATTGGATTAAAGAGAAGATCTACGTGCTCCTTCGTCGACAGGCCCAACAAGCTGGGAAATAGTTGAGTTTGGAAGCATTAGGGGAACGGGGGTGGGCTTGGAACACAGATGTGTGCAGTGTGCTGTAGTGGAAGTTTTGTATTATAGTTATCCTGTTTCCATTTTGGTATACCCTAGCCAGAATTGAATGTATTAGATAAAATGTGATGATCTTGTCCAATCTGAAAACCCctttgcccccctcccccccttttttttacttaaaacatttttatgatgaTTTAGATGGAAGTTGGTTTTTGTCAGTTAACGTTGGTTCCAGTCCCTCAAACTGTTCATACCTGCTTTATAACATCCACTGTACTAATCCTCCTTCAaattggggtggggagtggaggcgCAGTTTAGTTACGTCCTCAAGATAAAGTCTtggtgaaaaacaaataaatgttctttagttaaaaaaaaaaaaaaaaaaaaaaaattagagtacAAGTTGAAAACTTACCAAGGTAAATACCAATCtagcaaaaatataaaaagcatgaatgagcaataaaagaacaaaaatttcaagtatttttagAACTTTGAAGGTTCaccagtcataaaaagaaatctgTCTAAAAGGAACCATTTTGAATAACTTTAGATCTATTTTTAGGAGcgttatttagaaatgtttggTGGTATTAGTACTACTGATGCCACCCTGTATTTTTGGtcaaaatatgtcattttttaataaattactaAGTCAATTGTCTCGAGATATAATTATCttattataaagaataaaactcTAACATTAGATTTGATGAATTCAGATTTTTTAAGTCTGTATTATTAATTAGCATGTATGTAATATGTaaggctgttcattggaaggactgatgctaaagctgaaactccaatattttggccacctcatgcgaagagttgactcactggaaaagaccctgatgctgggagggattaggggcaggaggagaaaggaatgacagaggatgagatggctggatggcatcaccgactcgatgggcatgagtttgagtaaactctgggagttggtgatggacagggagacctggcgtgctgagactcatggagtcgcaaagagtcggacacgactgagcgactgaactgaactgaatatgtaatTGCGTGTAGGCAGTTTTTTTAAGTCTTATTGCTATAGCCTAGCATAGGGATGGCAGTGTTGGACTGGGTTTTAGAAAATCTTATATTCAGATTTGACTGTCTTCTACTGGTAACTCAGTGTATTTGAGGAGGATCCCTCTATCTAGAAATATGTTGATATTCATTAGTATGTACTTCCTGTTTGAGTTCCGTAGACATACCTGCTTATAGGTGAGACACCAAACTTCATGGCTTTCGTAAGACAtgagatgttttctttttctctgacattTAAATGCAGTATAAGcagaaaatgaagttttaatGAAAGTTGTTGATAATATTTAGTTCCAGTGTTGTTTAGACTAATGAAAATACTATAATTTAGAAATCATGCATATTAATATAGGAAATCATTACTTGTCTCTCAATTGTTTGTTGAATTGTAGGtggcagaaaagaaagatattaaagaatattttgaatCAAACCTTTCTGAAGATATGACACATTTCAAGCTGCCTACCTATCGACGCTTATTAGAAGTAATTTTTAGATTCTTGACGCTGGTTGACTATATGTTTCAGGAACTCACCCGTCAACTAATGAATACTGCAGTCACACtacttttagaattatttaatGGTTCTGCTAGAATGCCAGTTTcagtggaaaaaaagaatgaaaatctcATCAAGTAAATCAtacttttttaattctaaaaggaATTTGTAATCATATTGTTGTAATATGTTGTCATTTACAATAATGTCAGCTGGAATTTGAAAATTCTCTTGTAGAAAATTGTGCTCAGTTTTTACAATTATCTGAACTTATTATctcctattattttatttaatattatttataaaaacatgaGAAATTTCCCAAAATTTTCCCCAAGATTCTGCATAAGTCAAGTTGCCATATAAGTTGCAGGATACTCAGTGAAATTTGAAATTCAGATAAACAgtaagtgatagtcactcagtcatgtctgactctttgtgaccccatgtactgtagcctaccaggctcctctttccgtggaattctccaggtaagaatactggaatgggttgccatttccttctccaggggatcttcccgacccagggattgaacatgggtctcctgcattgcaggcagattctttaccatctgagacaccagggaagcctactattaAAAGACATCTAAGTATAAAGACAgatcaacttaaaaaatatcagCAGATACATGCTTGATTTTATCTTATAATCTATAAACAATACATTAGAATATGTAATGAATCCATACACTTTTTCCAAAGGAATACCCAAGACAGAAATAGTAGTAAAGTTACAAATGACAGTCGTCAATCAGATGGAATAATTTAGATGAATTTTGTCTCTGTCAGAGACGGGGACTGGGCAAAGTGGCCAGGAAGGAAATACAATGTGCTTTTAACtttgtatgaaaaataatgttcagtTCCATGTTGCTGAACATAGTTCTGTTTTTGCTACATGTATCTTCTACAGATTACTGACTgagtataatttttaataaaagcatgTCCCAGTTATTATCTGTACTACAAattattgtttatctgaaattgaaattttaaccagtgttctgtatttttatttgtgaaattGGTTAATCCTTTGCCTAGTACGCAGTATTGTCAAAATTCAAAGCCAGCTCTTAAAGATAATTGAGAATGATTCTGGAAGGAGCCTCAGTGTTCAGTTGGAATTTGAGTTAATTTCAAGTAATATCTATTGAATACAGAATATTTGCATCTTCTATTTgaatactattattttaaaaaaagaacatttttcttatgtttcaCAACTAGATATATCTACTCTAATTTGTGAACATGGAATCTGAACCGAAATTTTGGAATACTTTTATGTCCATACTCTCTAATTTTAGCAACATCATTTTAGTCAAATAACATTACTTTGGCTATTCTGTGTCCCTTGAGTTTCCATAGTATTATAGAATAAGTTTGcaaatttctgcaaaaaaaaaaaaaagtaagctggaattttgatagggattgcatttgaTAGGtagataaatatgaggagcattgtATCTTTAAAGTTTTCCAATCTATGtacatgaaatatctttccacttatgtgaaagtgttagttgctcagtcatgtccatggactgcatggactatatagctggccaggctcctttgtccatgggattctcgaggcaagaatactggagtgggttgccattcccttcttcaggggatcttcccaacccaaggattgaacctgggtctcttgcactacaggcagattctttaccatctgagccaccagggaagcctttccatTTATATAGGTattgtttaatttctttcaacaatatgaattttatatttgttttttaaaacttattcttGAGGATTTTATCCTTTTGAttctattgtaaatggaattgttttttaaatttcatttttggattgtTCAGGACCatagtgagatatcacttcacacaaaTTAGG
The genomic region above belongs to Cervus elaphus chromosome 14, mCerEla1.1, whole genome shotgun sequence and contains:
- the LOC122708016 gene encoding enhancer of rudimentary homolog translates to MFLKIRDSPPHPALACCRSALQLSHTILLVQPTKRPEGRTYADYESVNECMEGVCKMYEEHLKRMNPNSPSITYDISQLFDFIDDLADLSCLVYRADTQTYQPYNKDWIKEKIYVLLRRQAQQAGK